A window from Candidatus Nitrospira neomarina encodes these proteins:
- the metK gene encoding methionine adenosyltransferase, with protein MRQTNFLFTSESVTEGHPDKIADQISDGILDAIIAKDKNCRVACETILTTGIAFVAGEISTRAYVEIPEIIRETIREVGYTDATWGFDYSTCSVLTAIHNQSGDIAMGVDSGGAGDQGLMFGYASNETPELMPMPIILAHRLTRKLAEVRKKNILPWVRPDGKSQVTVEYKNGKPIRIDTIVLSTQHSDAVTSKKIEKDVMEKVIIPVMPKKFFNQKNIKFHINPTGRFVTGGPMGDTGLTGRKIIVDTYGGVGSHGGGAFSGKDPSKVDRSASYMARYIAKNVVAAQLAEKCEVQLAYAIGVAEPVSVLVDTKGTEKASVEQIEKLIIKHFPLTPRGIIEHLKLRRPIYKRTAAYGHFGRNEPGFTWEKTDIANVLRKGAGL; from the coding sequence CTTGACGCAATCATTGCAAAAGACAAGAACTGCAGGGTTGCCTGTGAAACCATTCTGACTACAGGAATCGCCTTTGTGGCCGGAGAAATTTCCACCAGGGCGTATGTAGAAATTCCTGAGATTATTCGGGAGACAATTCGTGAGGTGGGATATACCGATGCGACATGGGGATTTGATTACAGCACCTGCTCGGTGTTGACCGCCATTCATAACCAATCGGGCGATATTGCCATGGGTGTGGATTCAGGTGGCGCTGGCGATCAAGGGTTAATGTTCGGATATGCCTCGAATGAGACCCCTGAACTCATGCCAATGCCCATAATCCTGGCCCACCGTTTAACCAGAAAACTGGCAGAAGTTCGAAAAAAGAATATTCTCCCCTGGGTCCGGCCTGACGGAAAATCACAGGTGACGGTCGAATATAAAAACGGGAAACCCATTCGCATTGACACCATCGTCCTTTCCACCCAACACAGCGATGCAGTCACCTCAAAGAAAATCGAAAAGGATGTGATGGAAAAAGTAATTATTCCCGTCATGCCTAAGAAATTTTTCAATCAAAAAAATATCAAATTTCACATAAATCCCACTGGACGATTTGTCACCGGTGGCCCCATGGGAGACACCGGACTGACTGGACGAAAAATCATCGTAGACACTTATGGTGGAGTTGGCAGTCACGGAGGAGGAGCTTTTTCCGGGAAAGACCCCAGCAAGGTAGACCGATCAGCCTCATACATGGCGCGATATATTGCGAAAAATGTCGTTGCCGCCCAATTGGCAGAAAAATGTGAAGTGCAATTGGCTTATGCCATCGGTGTGGCAGAACCAGTTTCTGTTTTGGTTGATACAAAGGGCACAGAAAAAGCGTCAGTTGAGCAGATCGAAAAGCTCATCATCAAACACTTTCCGTTGACTCCAAGAGGCATCATCGAGCATCTCAAGTTGCGCCGCCCGATTTACAAAAGAACTGCAGCATACGGACATTTTGGGCGAAACGAACCAGGATTCACCTGGGAAAAAACCGACATAGCGAATGTACTCAGAAAAGGGGCAGGCCTATAA
- the lysA gene encoding diaminopimelate decarboxylase — protein MHDFHYQGDELFCEEVSIRHITEQVGTPCYIYSHRTLIRHFHAFDQAFNAIPHIVAFAMKANSNLTVLRLLAKEGCGADIVSGGELFRALTAGMAPNKIVFAGVGKSKEEIQYALESDILMFNVESPGELQQINEVAGSMGLRAKVALRINPDIDPKTHPYISTGLKKSKFGIGADRALEEFDAAGNLPHIEVVGVHSHIGSQLTQVTPFVDALKKAITLIQTLQSKGVHIQYLNIGGGLGITYSDETPPHPKELAEAISPLLQSVSCQIIMEPGRSIVGNAGILVTKVLYNKESADKHFVIVDAAMNDLLRPSLYDAHHDIQPVLKKESSAVNTVDVVGPICESGDFLAKDRKMPHSQPGDLLAVMSAGAYGFTMASNYNSRPRVPEVLVKGKDITVIRKRESYEDLIRGETISESFSN, from the coding sequence ATGCATGACTTTCACTACCAGGGAGACGAATTATTCTGTGAGGAGGTCTCCATTCGCCACATTACGGAACAGGTAGGGACTCCCTGTTACATTTATAGCCATCGGACATTGATTCGACATTTTCATGCTTTTGATCAAGCCTTCAATGCCATTCCACATATCGTGGCTTTTGCCATGAAAGCCAATTCGAATCTAACCGTCTTACGTCTCCTCGCCAAGGAAGGGTGTGGCGCAGACATCGTGTCTGGTGGAGAACTTTTCCGCGCGTTAACAGCCGGAATGGCGCCCAACAAAATTGTCTTTGCCGGGGTCGGCAAATCCAAGGAAGAAATTCAATATGCATTGGAATCAGATATTCTGATGTTCAATGTTGAATCTCCAGGTGAATTGCAGCAGATCAATGAGGTCGCTGGCTCCATGGGTCTTCGCGCCAAAGTGGCGTTACGCATCAATCCGGATATTGATCCCAAAACCCATCCGTACATTTCTACCGGATTAAAAAAAAGCAAATTCGGAATTGGAGCGGACCGGGCACTTGAAGAATTTGACGCAGCAGGGAATCTTCCTCACATTGAAGTAGTAGGCGTTCACTCACACATTGGTTCCCAATTAACCCAGGTCACCCCATTTGTTGATGCCTTAAAAAAAGCGATCACCTTAATTCAAACACTGCAATCCAAAGGTGTCCACATTCAATATCTCAACATCGGCGGAGGACTTGGTATTACCTACTCGGACGAAACGCCTCCCCATCCCAAAGAGCTGGCTGAAGCTATTTCCCCGTTGCTACAATCCGTCTCATGCCAGATTATTATGGAACCGGGCCGGTCTATTGTAGGGAATGCGGGCATCTTGGTGACGAAAGTGCTGTATAACAAGGAAAGCGCGGACAAGCATTTTGTGATTGTCGATGCCGCAATGAATGATCTGTTACGACCAAGCTTATATGATGCTCACCACGATATTCAGCCGGTCTTAAAAAAAGAGTCATCCGCAGTCAACACTGTTGATGTAGTTGGACCCATTTGCGAATCAGGAGATTTTTTAGCAAAAGATCGAAAAATGCCCCATTCTCAACCTGGAGATCTCCTGGCCGTTATGAGTGCCGGAGCGTATGGATTTACAATGGCTTCAAATTATAATTCCCGGCCACGCGTCCCCGAGGTGCTTGTAAAAGGGAAGGACATTACAGTCATTCGAAAACGAGAAAGCTATGAGGACCTCATTCGAGGCGAAACCATTTCAGAATCCTTCTCGAATTGA
- the ahcY gene encoding adenosylhomocysteinase, with amino-acid sequence MSTATITKAAATDYKVADIRLADWGRKELCIAETEMPALMALREKYHESQPLKGAKILGCIHMTIQTGVLIETLIELGAEVRWSSCNIFSTQDHAAAAIAAKGIPVFAWKGETEEEYEWCLEQTILKDGQPWDANMVLDDGGDLTMMLHQKYPTMLNRIHGITEETTTGVHRLQEMLKNGTLKVPAINVNDSITKSKNDNKYGCRHSLNDAIKRATDHLLSGKKALVIGYGDVGKGSAQSLRQEGMIVKIAEVDPICAMQACMDGYEVVSPYRGGINTGKVEDTNYDLLQNTDIVVTATGNLNVCDSAILQSLKSGAVVCNIGHFDNEIDTAFMRKNWQWEEVKPQVHTVYRDKASNDHLILLSEGRLVNLGNGTGHPSRVMDGSFANQVLAQIYLYERKFADQKSGPITVQVLPKHLDEEVAAHMVRGFGGVITKLTQTQADYIHVPVNGPFKDDSYKY; translated from the coding sequence ATGAGCACTGCAACTATAACTAAAGCCGCCGCAACTGACTATAAAGTTGCAGATATCCGTCTTGCCGATTGGGGACGAAAAGAATTATGCATTGCCGAAACAGAAATGCCGGCATTGATGGCCCTTCGAGAGAAATATCATGAATCCCAACCATTAAAGGGTGCCAAAATTCTGGGCTGCATTCACATGACTATTCAGACCGGGGTGTTAATTGAAACGCTTATCGAACTGGGAGCTGAAGTTCGCTGGTCTTCCTGTAATATCTTTTCAACACAGGATCATGCTGCCGCTGCCATCGCCGCAAAGGGAATTCCTGTATTTGCCTGGAAGGGTGAAACAGAAGAAGAATATGAGTGGTGCCTGGAACAAACCATTTTAAAAGATGGCCAACCGTGGGATGCCAACATGGTTCTGGATGACGGTGGGGACTTGACGATGATGCTCCACCAAAAATATCCAACCATGTTAAACCGTATTCATGGAATTACTGAAGAAACAACCACAGGGGTTCATCGGCTACAGGAAATGTTAAAAAATGGCACGCTAAAAGTTCCAGCCATTAATGTAAATGATTCAATCACCAAATCAAAAAATGATAATAAGTATGGTTGCCGACACAGCTTGAATGACGCGATCAAACGCGCGACTGATCACCTCCTGTCAGGGAAAAAGGCCCTCGTGATTGGGTATGGCGACGTCGGAAAGGGCTCGGCACAATCACTCCGACAGGAAGGCATGATTGTCAAAATTGCAGAGGTTGATCCCATCTGTGCCATGCAAGCCTGCATGGATGGTTATGAAGTGGTCTCTCCCTATAGGGGTGGGATCAATACAGGCAAGGTCGAGGACACCAACTACGACCTTCTCCAAAACACAGATATAGTCGTCACAGCTACCGGCAACTTGAATGTCTGCGATTCGGCCATCCTGCAATCCTTGAAATCTGGGGCGGTCGTTTGCAATATTGGACACTTCGACAATGAAATCGATACTGCCTTTATGCGAAAGAACTGGCAATGGGAAGAAGTAAAGCCTCAAGTGCATACGGTCTATCGTGACAAAGCCAGCAATGATCACCTCATTTTGCTGTCCGAAGGGCGCTTGGTGAATTTGGGAAATGGGACCGGGCATCCATCCCGAGTCATGGATGGTTCATTCGCCAATCAAGTCCTCGCTCAAATTTATCTCTACGAGCGGAAATTCGCCGACCAGAAAAGTGGACCGATTACAGTGCAGGTTTTACCGAAACATCTCGACGAAGAAGTGGCAGCCCATATGGTTCGAGGTTTTGGAGGGGTTATCACTAAACTCACTCAAACACAGGCTGATTATATTCACGTACCAGTCAACGGACCGTTTAAAGACGACAGCTACAAGTACTAA
- a CDS encoding B12-binding domain-containing radical SAM protein — MDTSLTHGEIRPKLLLLDPYPRNNPYRMTASERRSIWFPKLSLPAIAAYTPTTWDVEIVDEAVRDIDFETPCNVVGISIMTCYAPRAYEIADEFRRRGKPVILGGVHPTYCPDEALRHCDAIVCGEAEDLWPQVITDIETGSLKRIYRMDQFPTLSHYKPPRIELLSPDSYMTRLCTFTTRGCHFDCEFCSVSPFNGKTTRRRPVPEVIEELKRAKEWLRSDIIERMTRGSLFHALTTSLKIWVGLEEGSIVAFVDDLHNSHRAYCRELWQALKSLNIKWGCQSTLFLGDDPEMVRLAADSGCVSVFVGMESLSDDSLDETNKGFNQVRKFENQIKMFHDHGIMVNPGLVFGFDNDDESVFETAVEFLTRNKVELAYFNVLTPLPGTALFERFKREGRIIDQDWSKYDGKHVVYTPKRMSAEQLQEGFFWANHQFYSWPCIWNRMGHKSQRLIPRLEMNWEFRKLIYRTTPKGALSPLAKVLKNLQTKLPTCETHQLVPNALHPQLSPDSKPQELCLKMKARRHDAFAALFIDLEGTLDHLNAKELLKRITQAGREAKMDIVVNFEHIKHATPKAIYTLFDGEILRAITPHTKLRYRNLKEAFQSIVSEIALENLDLFDEDTQHA; from the coding sequence ATGGATACCTCTCTCACTCACGGTGAAATTCGTCCCAAACTTCTGTTGCTTGATCCCTATCCACGAAATAATCCCTATCGTATGACGGCTAGCGAACGCCGGTCGATCTGGTTTCCGAAACTCAGCCTACCAGCGATTGCCGCCTATACTCCAACAACATGGGATGTCGAAATCGTGGACGAAGCCGTAAGGGATATCGATTTTGAGACTCCCTGTAATGTGGTTGGAATATCCATCATGACATGTTATGCCCCGAGAGCCTATGAAATCGCGGATGAATTTCGTCGACGTGGGAAACCCGTTATTCTCGGAGGAGTGCACCCCACCTATTGCCCGGATGAAGCCCTTCGCCATTGTGACGCCATTGTCTGCGGGGAAGCTGAAGACCTTTGGCCTCAAGTCATCACCGACATCGAAACCGGGTCCTTGAAACGAATCTATCGCATGGACCAATTTCCAACCTTGAGTCATTACAAACCCCCGCGTATTGAATTGCTCAGCCCGGATTCTTATATGACCAGGCTTTGCACCTTCACGACGCGAGGATGTCATTTTGATTGCGAGTTTTGCAGCGTTTCCCCATTTAATGGCAAAACAACTCGACGCCGACCCGTTCCCGAAGTCATTGAAGAGCTGAAAAGAGCCAAAGAATGGCTGCGATCGGACATTATTGAACGAATGACCCGTGGGTCACTGTTCCACGCCTTAACAACCTCCCTGAAAATTTGGGTAGGGCTGGAAGAAGGTTCGATTGTTGCTTTTGTGGATGACCTGCACAATAGTCATCGTGCCTACTGCCGTGAGTTATGGCAGGCCCTGAAATCCCTCAACATTAAATGGGGCTGTCAGTCCACTCTCTTTCTTGGGGATGATCCTGAAATGGTACGATTGGCTGCCGATAGCGGTTGTGTATCGGTTTTTGTCGGAATGGAATCGTTGTCGGATGATTCGCTCGATGAAACGAACAAAGGATTCAATCAGGTGCGGAAATTTGAAAATCAAATTAAAATGTTTCATGACCATGGCATCATGGTGAATCCCGGCCTCGTGTTTGGATTTGATAATGATGACGAATCGGTATTCGAAACCGCCGTAGAATTTTTGACAAGAAACAAAGTCGAATTGGCCTATTTTAATGTGTTGACCCCCCTTCCAGGGACGGCTTTATTCGAACGCTTTAAGCGGGAAGGCCGGATCATTGATCAGGACTGGTCGAAGTATGACGGCAAGCATGTGGTATACACACCCAAACGCATGTCAGCGGAGCAATTACAGGAAGGGTTTTTCTGGGCCAACCACCAGTTTTATTCCTGGCCCTGCATTTGGAATCGCATGGGGCATAAGAGCCAACGACTGATTCCCCGGCTTGAAATGAATTGGGAATTTCGAAAATTGATCTACCGCACCACACCCAAAGGCGCTCTATCCCCTCTGGCTAAAGTCTTAAAAAATCTGCAAACCAAACTCCCGACCTGTGAAACGCACCAACTCGTTCCTAACGCTCTTCACCCTCAACTATCTCCTGATTCCAAACCCCAGGAGCTCTGTTTGAAAATGAAAGCTCGTCGTCACGATGCCTTTGCGGCTTTGTTCATTGATCTGGAGGGAACATTAGACCACCTCAATGCCAAAGAGCTCTTGAAAAGGATTACACAAGCTGGACGTGAGGCCAAAATGGACATCGTAGTCAACTTTGAGCATATAAAACATGCGACTCCGAAAGCTATTTACACGTTATTTGATGGGGAAATTCTTCGAGCCATCACCCCACACACAAAATTACGATATCGAAACTTAAAAGAAGCCTTTCAATCCATTGTTTCCGAAATCGCTCTTGAAAATTTGGACCTGTTTGATGAGGATACCCAGCATGCATGA
- a CDS encoding acetylornithine transaminase → MITSELQQNTGRFLMNTYTRLPISLVRGNGCLVYDAEGREYLDCLAGIAVNILGHAQPDLVETITRQARQLIHTSNLFYTEPQTRLAEKLVKLSFADKVFFCNSGTEANEAAIKLARRYAHNTFGPERFEILTMVNSFHGRTLASLTATGQPKLQEGFGPLVPGFRYVPFNDLEGLKANITPQTAAVMLEPIQAEGGIMVPHPSYLKALREFCTDKQILLIFDEVQTGMGRTGTLFAYEQFGIRPDIMTLAKGLGGGLPIGACLATDNVAAAFEPGTHASTFGGNPLACAVALKVLELLIEGGKLEQGLVAGRYLAKGLGSLKEQFSCIHEVRGMGLLQGLELTIDGKPLVLECLERRVLINCTMGKVLRFVPPLIISNAQIDRLLSVLSDVLSKHR, encoded by the coding sequence ATGATTACAAGTGAACTTCAACAAAATACGGGTAGATTTCTGATGAATACCTATACCCGACTACCCATTTCCCTTGTTCGAGGAAATGGATGTCTGGTGTATGATGCCGAAGGCCGGGAATATCTCGATTGTCTCGCGGGGATTGCCGTCAATATCCTAGGCCATGCCCAACCGGATCTTGTGGAGACCATCACGCGACAAGCCCGGCAACTGATTCATACCTCCAACCTGTTTTATACCGAACCCCAAACCAGACTAGCCGAAAAGCTGGTGAAACTGTCCTTTGCGGACAAAGTATTCTTTTGTAATAGCGGGACAGAGGCCAACGAGGCCGCTATAAAGTTAGCCAGGAGGTATGCACACAACACCTTTGGTCCGGAACGGTTTGAAATTTTGACCATGGTGAATTCCTTTCATGGACGAACATTGGCGAGTCTCACTGCAACCGGCCAGCCAAAATTACAAGAAGGGTTTGGACCGCTTGTTCCTGGCTTTCGATACGTTCCATTCAATGATCTGGAAGGCTTGAAAGCCAATATAACTCCCCAAACGGCAGCTGTGATGTTAGAACCCATTCAGGCTGAGGGTGGGATTATGGTTCCCCATCCCTCCTATCTGAAGGCACTTCGAGAGTTCTGCACAGACAAACAAATTCTTCTGATTTTTGATGAAGTCCAAACCGGAATGGGTCGTACAGGGACGTTATTTGCTTATGAGCAGTTCGGAATTCGACCCGACATTATGACGTTGGCCAAAGGCTTGGGGGGGGGTCTCCCCATTGGAGCCTGCCTAGCTACCGACAACGTCGCAGCGGCATTTGAACCAGGCACCCATGCCTCCACATTTGGAGGCAACCCTTTAGCCTGCGCAGTAGCCTTAAAAGTCTTAGAACTCCTCATTGAAGGCGGAAAACTTGAACAAGGGCTGGTTGCCGGTCGCTATTTAGCCAAAGGACTTGGCTCCCTGAAAGAACAATTCTCCTGCATTCATGAGGTCCGCGGCATGGGCCTCCTCCAGGGTTTAGAATTAACCATTGACGGAAAACCTCTCGTCCTGGAATGCCTTGAGCGACGGGTCCTAATCAACTGCACTATGGGAAAGGTCCTCCGATTTGTGCCTCCCTTGATTATCAGTAATGCCCAGATTGATCGACTCCTGTCCGTCCTTTCGGACGTTCTTTCCAAACATCGATAA
- a CDS encoding acyl-CoA desaturase yields MSRTLDPSLAGTPQRDYPTMILFGTIVLTTLVGLPLYAYFYDFSWVDWTMFVMLYLFTGLGITVGYHRLITHRSFKCPNWIKATFLIAGGMALENSALKWASDHIRHHARCDQKEDPYNATLGFWHSHCGWIFWKDPNRDPKYATRLLQDPLILWQDKYYLPILLSGLVLPFVVGFLYNGWIGAIGCFLLAGLARTFFVLNSTFFINSICHIWGDQPHGTADSSRDSWWISLLTFGEGYHNYHHMYQSDYRNGIRWYNFDPSKWLIWTLSKLGLAYDLRRQSPNQP; encoded by the coding sequence ATGTCACGAACGTTAGACCCCTCATTAGCCGGAACTCCACAACGAGATTACCCCACAATGATTCTATTTGGGACAATTGTATTGACCACACTGGTCGGGCTCCCATTGTATGCCTATTTTTACGATTTCTCCTGGGTAGACTGGACTATGTTTGTCATGCTTTACCTATTTACAGGATTAGGAATTACTGTAGGCTATCACCGGTTAATTACCCATAGGAGCTTTAAGTGCCCAAATTGGATCAAAGCCACATTCTTAATCGCAGGCGGTATGGCGTTGGAAAACTCAGCGTTAAAATGGGCCAGCGACCATATTAGGCACCATGCTCGGTGCGACCAAAAAGAAGACCCCTATAACGCCACACTGGGCTTTTGGCACAGCCATTGTGGCTGGATTTTCTGGAAGGATCCCAATCGTGACCCCAAATATGCCACCCGCCTTCTGCAGGATCCTCTGATATTGTGGCAGGACAAATATTACCTTCCCATTCTTTTGTCTGGACTTGTGCTGCCATTCGTCGTAGGATTTTTATACAATGGGTGGATTGGAGCTATCGGGTGCTTCCTCCTGGCTGGACTTGCACGTACGTTCTTTGTTCTCAATTCAACATTCTTCATTAATTCCATTTGCCATATCTGGGGTGATCAACCCCATGGAACAGCTGATTCGAGCCGAGATAGTTGGTGGATATCATTACTCACATTTGGGGAGGGATATCACAACTATCATCATATGTATCAAAGTGACTATCGAAATGGGATTCGCTGGTACAATTTCGATCCATCCAAGTGGCTTATATGGACGCTGAGCAAATTAGGCTTAGCCTATGATCTTCGGCGCCAGTCTCCTAACCAGCCGTAA
- the argF gene encoding ornithine carbamoyltransferase codes for MSSPSQPSRTRKSTPSAPRKKRTALPKDLLTVADIPRDTIHHLVALAQKMKAARRQGRSTFPLKGKTLGLIFEKPSTRTRVSFEAGMNQLGGQAIFLASEKIQLSRGESLADTAKVLTRYLDGLVVRTFNQASLEEWARHTSIPVINGLTDDCHPCQALADLLTIVEHRGHAKGLKLAYIGDGNNITHSLIEIGAKVGMHVIVGCPKGYEPDPRIVEAAQKEGEQTGARIEITHDPNIAATDADVIYTDVWISMGQEHQQEPRMEALAPYQVNGRLMQQAKPDALLMHCLPAHRGEEITEDVLDGPQSVVLDQAENRLHIQKAILLQWLGR; via the coding sequence ATGTCGTCACCAAGCCAGCCTTCTCGTACCCGAAAATCCACCCCTTCCGCACCGCGCAAGAAGAGGACGGCCCTTCCCAAGGACCTGCTTACCGTGGCCGATATTCCCAGGGATACGATTCACCATTTAGTTGCTCTTGCGCAAAAGATGAAGGCTGCCCGAAGACAGGGGCGCTCCACCTTTCCTTTGAAGGGCAAAACGTTGGGTCTCATTTTTGAAAAACCCTCTACACGAACTAGGGTTTCCTTCGAAGCCGGGATGAATCAACTTGGTGGACAAGCCATTTTTCTAGCGTCAGAAAAAATCCAATTGAGCCGTGGAGAAAGTTTAGCCGATACGGCAAAAGTTCTCACGCGATATTTGGATGGACTCGTCGTAAGGACATTCAACCAAGCCTCCCTAGAAGAATGGGCCCGACATACCTCAATTCCTGTCATCAATGGATTAACGGACGATTGTCACCCCTGCCAGGCATTAGCTGATCTTTTGACTATTGTCGAACACAGGGGCCACGCGAAAGGCTTAAAGCTGGCATACATTGGAGACGGAAACAATATCACACACTCCCTCATCGAGATCGGGGCAAAGGTCGGCATGCACGTGATCGTAGGATGCCCAAAAGGCTATGAACCTGATCCCCGCATCGTTGAGGCGGCACAAAAAGAAGGCGAACAAACAGGTGCCAGAATTGAAATTACCCACGATCCTAACATTGCCGCAACGGACGCTGATGTGATCTATACAGATGTGTGGATCAGCATGGGCCAGGAACACCAGCAGGAACCACGCATGGAAGCTCTGGCGCCCTATCAAGTCAACGGGAGACTCATGCAGCAGGCAAAACCCGATGCCCTCCTCATGCATTGCCTGCCGGCCCATCGGGGAGAGGAAATAACCGAAGACGTGCTGGACGGCCCACAATCAGTCGTTCTGGATCAAGCCGAAAACCGCCTACACATCCAAAAAGCTATTTTGCTTCAATGGTTAGGAAGATAG
- the argH gene encoding argininosuccinate lyase, protein MKKRAGATSLNTRSRSSGSPQPKPQQKPGDQKLWGGRFQGQTHQLVETFTASINVDRRLYEYDIEGSIAHCKTLQRAKVLPQRECQTIIRGLLTIRDDIRAGRHQWKTEDEDVHMSIERRLTELIGPVGGKLHTGRSRNDQVTLDLRLYLRDTLQHLSNDLRVLQQSLVALAERYMGVMMPGYTHLQRAQPVLFSHHALAYVEMVERDKGRLQDALVRINVMPLGSGALAGNNYPIDRHYTASLLHFPCVTQNSLDAVSDRDFVIEVLSACAIVMMHLSRLSEELILWSSQEFHFIDLPDGFCTGSSMMPQKKNPDVPELIRGKTGQVYGHLFSLLTTLKGLPLSYNRDLQEDKEPLFDTLDTVTISVNIYAELLAQLSIRPEPMKEAVSQGFLLATELADYLVKKGMPFRESHHVVGSLVRECLAKGKDLGQLTQQDLLNASSSFDAKAFQVLTPEAAINNKNIIGGTATAQVTKQIKGWKKSLQAEMKRSMKK, encoded by the coding sequence ATGAAGAAACGCGCCGGCGCGACCTCTCTCAACACCCGATCCCGTTCTTCAGGATCTCCCCAACCAAAGCCGCAACAAAAACCCGGAGATCAAAAACTCTGGGGAGGGCGTTTTCAAGGTCAAACACATCAACTAGTGGAAACGTTCACTGCCTCGATCAATGTTGATCGTCGCCTATATGAATACGACATTGAAGGCAGCATTGCCCACTGTAAAACGTTACAACGGGCTAAGGTCTTGCCACAGCGAGAATGCCAAACCATTATTCGAGGACTCCTGACCATTCGGGATGACATTCGCGCCGGCCGCCATCAATGGAAGACCGAAGATGAAGATGTGCACATGAGCATTGAACGGCGTCTGACTGAGCTCATTGGGCCAGTTGGCGGGAAACTCCACACCGGCCGAAGCCGGAATGATCAAGTCACCCTGGATCTTCGACTCTACCTCAGGGATACCCTCCAACACTTGAGCAATGATCTTCGTGTACTTCAACAATCGCTCGTGGCGCTCGCTGAGCGGTATATGGGCGTGATGATGCCGGGGTATACACATTTACAGAGGGCCCAGCCTGTTCTCTTTTCACATCACGCCCTAGCCTACGTGGAAATGGTTGAGCGGGACAAAGGACGTCTCCAGGATGCCTTGGTTCGAATTAACGTTATGCCGTTAGGTTCCGGTGCACTAGCCGGAAACAATTACCCGATCGACCGACACTATACCGCTTCCTTATTACATTTCCCTTGCGTGACCCAGAATAGCCTGGATGCCGTGTCTGACCGAGATTTCGTAATTGAAGTGCTTAGCGCTTGCGCCATCGTAATGATGCACCTCTCTCGTTTAAGTGAGGAGCTGATTTTATGGTCATCACAAGAATTCCACTTCATAGATCTTCCCGACGGATTTTGTACAGGCAGCAGTATGATGCCACAGAAAAAAAACCCAGACGTCCCTGAACTGATCCGAGGAAAAACCGGCCAGGTCTATGGGCATTTGTTCAGCCTCCTGACCACTTTAAAAGGATTGCCTCTCAGTTACAATCGGGACCTTCAGGAAGACAAAGAACCGTTGTTTGACACATTGGATACCGTGACGATATCGGTTAATATTTACGCGGAACTCCTGGCCCAACTATCTATACGACCTGAGCCTATGAAAGAAGCGGTGTCTCAGGGTTTTCTGCTTGCCACGGAATTGGCGGACTATCTGGTGAAAAAGGGGATGCCTTTCCGTGAATCCCATCACGTGGTGGGAAGTCTGGTACGGGAGTGTTTAGCGAAAGGGAAGGATTTGGGACAACTCACCCAACAGGATTTACTGAATGCCTCCTCATCTTTTGACGCCAAGGCATTTCAGGTTTTAACTCCCGAAGCTGCGATTAACAATAAAAACATTATAGGTGGCACCGCTACAGCCCAAGTCACAAAACAGATCAAGGGTTGGAAAAAATCATTACAGGCCGAAATGAAACGTTCGATGAAGAAATAG